In Desulfovibrio sp. UIB00, the following are encoded in one genomic region:
- the rpsD gene encoding 30S ribosomal protein S4: protein MAKYTEAKCRMCRREGCKLFLKGDRCFTDKCAYDRRPYAPGQHGRARKKVSEYAVQLREKQKTRRAYGILERQFHGYFEKAEMQKGVTGTNLLVILERRLDNVVYRLGFANSRNQARQLVRHGIFTLNGRKVNIPSLQVRVGDSIEVPEKNRKIPVLAEAQEVIARRGCPAWLEADGAAFKGSVKALPQRDDIQFPVNEQLIVELYSK from the coding sequence ATGGCTAAATATACTGAAGCCAAGTGCCGCATGTGCCGTCGCGAAGGCTGCAAGCTTTTTCTGAAGGGCGACCGTTGCTTCACTGACAAGTGTGCATACGACCGTCGTCCTTATGCCCCCGGCCAGCATGGCCGCGCGCGCAAGAAGGTCAGCGAATACGCAGTGCAGCTGCGTGAGAAGCAGAAGACCCGCCGCGCTTACGGCATTCTCGAACGCCAGTTCCATGGCTACTTCGAGAAGGCCGAAATGCAGAAGGGCGTTACTGGTACCAACCTGCTCGTTATTCTTGAACGCCGCCTCGACAACGTGGTGTACCGTCTTGGTTTTGCCAACTCGCGCAACCAGGCTCGTCAGCTCGTGCGGCACGGCATTTTCACCCTCAACGGCCGCAAGGTGAACATTCCTTCCTTGCAGGTTCGCGTGGGTGACAGCATTGAAGTGCCCGAAAAGAACCGCAAGATTCCCGTGCTTGCAGAAGCTCAGGAAGTCATTGCACGTCGTGGTTGCCCCGCCTGGCTTGAAGCCGACGGCGCAGCTTTCAAAGGCTCTGTCAAGGCGCTGCCGCAGCGTGACGATATCCAGTTCCCCGTCAACGAGCAGCTGATTGTCGAACTTTACTCGAAATAA